Proteins found in one Oncorhynchus mykiss isolate Arlee chromosome 17, USDA_OmykA_1.1, whole genome shotgun sequence genomic segment:
- the LOC110494345 gene encoding guanine nucleotide-binding protein G(i) subunit alpha — translation MGCTLSAEDKAAMERSKNIDRNLREAGEKASSEVKLLLLGAGESGKSTIVKQMKIIHEDGYTQEECSQYRVVVYSNTIQSIIAIIRAMGRLGIDFGDTARSDDARQLFALASSAEEGVMTPELAGVIKRLWQDGGVQICFGRSREYQLNDSASYYLNDLDRISQQNYVPTQQDVLRTRVKTTGIVETHFTFKDLYFKMFDVGGQRSERKKWIHCFEGVTAIIFCVALSDYDLVLAEDEEMNRMHESMKLFDSICNNKWFTGTSVILFLNKKDLFEDKIQKSPLTICYPEYSGSNVFKEASTYIQCQFEDLNKRKDTKEIYTHFTCATDTKNVQFVFDSVTDVIIKANLKEVGLY, via the exons ATGGGTTGCACACTAAGTGCCGAAGATAAAGCTGCCATGGAGAGGAGTAAAAATATTGATCGGAATCTGAGAGAAGCTGGCGAAAAGGCATCAAGTGAAGTCAAACTGTTGCTTCTAG GTGCTGGGGAGTCTGGGAAAAGCACAATTGTAAAGCAGATGAA AATTATCCATGAGGACGGGTACACACAGGAGGAGTGCAGCCAGTACAGAGTGGTGGTTTACAGCAACACCATCCAGTCCATCATCGCCATCATCAGAGCTATGGGCAGGCTGGGCATAGACTTTGGGGACACAGCACGATCA GATGATGCCCGCCAGCTTTTTGCCTTGGCCAGCTCTGCAGAGGAAGGGGTCATGACCCCTGAACTGGCTGGGGTCATCAAGAGGTTATGGCAGGACGGAGGGGTCCAGATCTGCTTTGGCAGGTCTAGAGAATACCAGCTTAACGACTCCGCCTCATA TTACCTGAATGACCTGGACAGGATATCCCAGCAGAACTACGTGCCCACGCAGCAGGATGTCCTGCGCACCAGAGTCAAGACCACCGGCATTGTGGAGACACACTTCACATTCAAGGACCTCTACTTCAA GATGTTTGATGTGGGGGGTCAGAGGTCTGAGAGGAAGAAGTGGATCCACTGCTTCGAGGGAGTCACAGCCATCATCTTCTGTGTTGCGCTCAGTGACTATGACCTGGTGTTGgctgaggatgaggagatg AACCGTATGCACGAGAGCATGAAGCTGTTTGACTCCATCTGCAACAACAAGTGGTTCACGGGCACCTCAGTCATCCTCTTTCTCAACAAGAAGGATCTGTTTGAGGACAAGATCCAGAAGAGCCCCCTCACTATCTGCTACCCAGAGTACTCCG GTTCAAACGTATTCAAAGAGGCGTCAACCTACATTCAGTGTCAGTTTGAGGACTTGAACAAGCGTAAGGATACAAAGGAGATCTACACCCATTTCACTTGTGCTACTGACACTAAGAACGTGCAGTTTGTCTTTGACTCTGTCACTGACGTCATCATTAAAGCCAACCTGAAGGAGGTCGGCTTGTACTGA